TGTTTTAATATAACCACCAGTACGTTGTCAATTTTGATTAATACTATAAGTTAAATCAACTGCATCTGGAGTATAAGTAATATTATCGTTTACCAAGGAAGAAACTGATTTTACTTTACTAATTTCAGAATCTTTAGGATTGATGAATTTTTTGGAAAGTTTATCACTAATTGTTATAGGTTTTTCTGTCTCAACTGCTGAAGTTGCATCTATAAATAGTTGTGCTCCATATTTTTTAGCCACTTCATATGCTGGAGAATCGTTTACAAATCCTTTAATTGCAATTGTTTTTGTAGCTAGAACTTCTTCTGGTTTTGTAGAATCAACTAAAGTTGTAATAATTAAAACTTGTTGTGTATTTTGATCTAATTTAAAATCAAATTTTGCAACTGTTGTTGCTGGAACTTCATCTGTAGGAATTGTCTGACCAAGAGCAAATACTCTAGAAATTGCAGTTGCATCTTCTTTAGATAAAATAGTTTCTAGATATTCTAATAAATGTCTTTCAATTGCTGAAGTTAGTTTTTGATCTTTGGATGCAAATACTTCATTTAAAGTCATTAATTTATATGCTACAGATTCTGTTGTTGTTGTTGTACTTGTTGTTGTACTTGTTGTTGTAGTATCTTGTGAAGCTTGTGGGTCTGCTTGTGTTTTTTTAGCATCAGCTTCTTTTTGATCTTCAACAATACGAGCTGGAATTAATTTATTAAGGTTTGCAATTATATCAGAACCAAATGTAGTTAGATTATTTTTTTCTAATGAAAATTCACTTACTTGATCATCTTTAGCTAAAACAATTGAATCACCTTCACCAGTAGTTGGATGTAGCGCTTGGTCTAATACTCTATCATATTGAGATTGGAAGAGTTTTAAATTAAATTTACCTAATTCTAATGTTTTTGCTGTAGAACTTGTTTGAGTATCAGTTTGTTGTGGATCGCTAGTTTTATCAGAAATTTCTAATTTAACATCTACTGAAGCTTTTCCTGTTTTTTGAACTAAGCTTTGTTCTTTATCAAAAGTAAAGATAAGTTTTAAAGAATTGTTTTTAAATTCTTCTGCTAAGTTAGTACCTAATTTAGAAGCTTCTAAAGTTACTTCTTTTTTTAGTTGTTCATCAGTTAATGATTTAAAGATATTAGAAATTAAATTTCTTTTGTCTTTAAATTCATTTTCTTTAGCTTTAGTTATAAAGTCAGTAAGTTCTGATAAAGTAACTAATTGAGCTGGATTTGTATTTAAAATTTGTTGAATTGCTTTAGCTTGTTTATCTCTTGAATTTAAGTTTTCAACACTTACTCTTCGAGAAATAGCTTGTGCATTAGTTGTATTTTTTGGTGTTAATTTTAATAATAAACTTAAAGTACCTTTATCATCATCTTGCTGTATTGAACTTTGTGCTTGTTCTACTTCTAAGTTGTAATTGTCTACAAATACTGGAACATTTTGAGCATCTACTAAACTTAATTTTGTAAATTCTTTTAATTTCTCTAAATTAGGTTTATTATCAGAAGATGAATTTAAAGAATTAGTTAATTGTGAAACAAATTCAGATGGAAGTAAGTTTTGTTTAGATTCTAAAGCAATTAATTTTGAATTAGATGAAAAACTAAATTCTGATTTATTTGGATTAGTTGAAAATCCTGATAGACCAGCTTTTATTTCAAAGAATTGACCTTTATTTCTTGCATCTGTTGTATTTGAAAAAACAATAAATTTAAGATCTTTAATTGTTGTTCCAGCAGCTGTAGAAACTGGAAATTGATCTGTTTTTTCTGTTTCTACTACAGTTCTTACTTCAAAATCTAATCCTTTTTCTTTTAGTTTTGATTTTGAAGCATCATCAATAGCATCTATTAATTCAAATGAATATGTTTTGTTATTGTGTAATTCTAATGCGTCAGATGCACTTAATTTTGTAAATTCTGGTTTTAGTTTAAATGAAGCTATTATATTTTCAACATCAGCTTTGGTAACTGCTGTATTTGAATCTTGTAATTGAATTATTTTTGAATCTGCTGTTGTACGTTGTGCTAGTTTTCTGGCTTTAGCTGTAAGACCAACTGCTGTTGATGTAACTACTAATACACCTAAATAAACAACAGCACCTAGAACTAATAAAACTTTTTTATTTTTTATCATAATTTTTCCTTTATTTAAATTTAAATGTTGTTATTTATTGTTATTTGTTCATTGTTTTCTTAATTTTATCTAAACCTAAAATTCTATAAACAACTGGCTCACTAGATAAAATTCATTTAGGTTCTGCTTTAGTTTGTTGAGTTTGTGCTTGTGGATTATTATTATTTGCACCATTTGAACCTGGGGTTACATCTGGAGTAGGTGCTGCTGGAGCTGCTTTTTTAGCTTCTTGTTCTTTTACTCAAGCAGGATCTAATTTAGCTAGATAGAATCTTAAACTTAATTGGTTAAAGTCGGTTCTGTTGTTTAAGAATCCACCTTGTTGATAAGCTAATTTAACATCGCTTCCAATGTAAGCTTTTAGTGAATCAAGAGCTTTTTGTCCAAAGTATTCAACAAATTTGTCTTCTACTTGTTTTCCAGTTTCGTCTGTATTTTTGATTTCTTGTTTGAAGTCTTTGTATCTTTCATCACTGAATTTATTTTGTTCTTCAGCTAGTTTATTTTGTTGAGCTTCACCTAATGAACTACCTTGGAATGTAGTTTCAGTTTGTGGAATTGTTTTTACTAATTTGTTTAATTCTTGTTGAATTGCAAAGTCTTCTGAATTTAGAGTTGCAACTTTTAGATTAATTCCAACTTTAGCTGTTTTATAAACTGCATTACCTAATTCACCATTTTCTTGTGGTACATAGAATTCATATCAGTAGTTTAATGTTAAAGTATCTTCAGCTTTGTTTTTAACTTCGTCATCTTTAGCAATTTCAAATTTAATTTTAGATTTTCAAGTAGATCCTAATGATCTATAACCTTGGAAGTTATTTTCTAAAGCAGCTTTTACAAAAAATGCTTTTACAAAATCATCTTCAGATAATATTTCTGTTTGTTTATCAGTATTTGTAGTACCTTGTTGATCTTCTAAATACACACCATTTAATGAATAATCTTTTCAAGTAACATTATCTTTTTTAATTTTTTCAATAAATTCATCACCTAAAACAGATTTGAAGTATTTTTGAACTTGTGAAGAAACAAAGTCTTTAGTAGTATTTTTAGTAAATTGTCCAAGAGGGAAGATTGAAAGATCTTCATTGTCTAAAAATTGTACTTGATTTGATGAAAGTGAAACATACTTAATTTTGTTTTTCTTATCTTCGTCAGTAACTTGACCTGAACTATCAAGTCTAGCAAATCAATCTGAAATTTGTTGGAATTTTTCATAAATTGCTTTTAGATATTCTTCAACTGTTTTATTATCTAAAGTTAATAAATGTGCAAAGAATTGTCCAACTTCATTATCTGTTTTAAATAAATTAATTGAATAAACTCTATTTCTTTTATCTGCACCAGTAATTTGGAATTTAACTTTTTTGTTTTTAATTTCTTCAACTGTTGGCATTTTGAAGCTATTATCAGAAGTTAGAGCATCTACTAATTCTTTTTCTGAAAATCTTATTCTTTGATAGTAGTTGTTTTTTAAAATTGATAATAATTTATCAGAATCTTGTGCTTCAACTAATTTTTTCAATTCTTCACCTGAAATAGGTACGGCTGAGTCAAATGATTTACTAATTTGATTGGTTTTTGATGGATTAAATACTAATTTACCTTCGTTTTCTGTATCAAAGCCATTTGTAGGAGCAAAAATTGCTTTTACAGTAGATAAATCGTTTAATTCTACAGTAGGATTAGGATTTTGATCTGTTGAATATTGGTTAAATTTACGTAATTTTACAAATTTAACTGGGGAAGTTTTTCCTTTGAATTTGATTGTATAAGGAACTTCAACATACAATCCATTTTCATCTCTTTTAGCTTTAGCATCTGTACCAACTGCTAGCTCAATGTCTTTATTTACAGTTTCTGATAATTCTTTATCATTAATTGCAAATTTCATTGTTTGTTTGATGAATGCTTGTAATCTTTTATTTAATGCATCTTGTTTTTCTTTATTAAGATCAATATTGTCTGCATATCATCCTGTTTTAGATTTGTAATCTTGATAATTGTTCAACATTAAAGGAGGATTATTAAATGCTCTTTGTAATGTAAGAACATCATAATCTGAGATTACTAAATCATTTTTGTGATCTTTAAAGAATGAATCTGAATCATCAGTGATTTTTTCACCATCAGCTAATGTATTATTAAAACTTTCTAAAGTTTGATACTCTGAATCTTTTACTTCATTTTTAGGATCAACTGAAGCAAACACTGCTTTATTTAGAACATCAGCTTTTGTAATAAAGATACTTTCTTTACCTTTTGCATCTTTAGAAATTGAAAGTAAATCAATGTGTTCAAAATCGGAATTTACACCAGCTGGTAATTTTGCCTTAAATGCATCTGCTAAAGAAGTTTTTAGGTATACAGTAAATACACCTTCGTTTCCTAAACTTTCAGTTGCAAATTCTTCTTTTGTATTAGGGTTTTTAATAAACTCAACTTTAAAAGTATCTTGATTGTTAATACTTTTTTGAAGACTATTAAGTGTTGTACTTAATGCAAAATATTTGTCTAATTTAGTTTTAAAATCTTCAGATGAAGTTGCAGAGTTAACATCTGTTTCAAATTCTGCTGAAAAAGTTGTAGATGGAGTAAAAGATGTTGTAGCTGAATC
This Mycoplasma sp. 1654_15 DNA region includes the following protein-coding sequences:
- a CDS encoding P110/LppT family adhesin N-terminal domain, yielding MIKNKKVLLVLGAVVYLGVLVVTSTAVGLTAKARKLAQRTTADSKIIQLQDSNTAVTKADVENIIASFKLKPEFTKLSASDALELHNNKTYSFELIDAIDDASKSKLKEKGLDFEVRTVVETEKTDQFPVSTAAGTTIKDLKFIVFSNTTDARNKGQFFEIKAGLSGFSTNPNKSEFSFSSNSKLIALESKQNLLPSEFVSQLTNSLNSSSDNKPNLEKLKEFTKLSLVDAQNVPVFVDNYNLEVEQAQSSIQQDDDKGTLSLLLKLTPKNTTNAQAISRRVSVENLNSRDKQAKAIQQILNTNPAQLVTLSELTDFITKAKENEFKDKRNLISNIFKSLTDEQLKKEVTLEASKLGTNLAEEFKNNSLKLIFTFDKEQSLVQKTGKASVDVKLEISDKTSDPQQTDTQTSSTAKTLELGKFNLKLFQSQYDRVLDQALHPTTGEGDSIVLAKDDQVSEFSLEKNNLTTFGSDIIANLNKLIPARIVEDQKEADAKKTQADPQASQDTTTTSTTTSTTTTTESVAYKLMTLNEVFASKDQKLTSAIERHLLEYLETILSKEDATAISRVFALGQTIPTDEVPATTVAKFDFKLDQNTQQVLIITTLVDSTKPEEVLATKTIAIKGFVNDSPAYEVAKKYGAQLFIDATSAVETEKPITISDKLSKKFINPKDSEISKVKSVSSLVNDNITYTPDAVDLTYSINQNWQRTGGYIKTDINSLKYSSVKSTKDSYFVKTPSVKGILLQDSQLNLKTSSWNFEKDSQVKKDIDVNLDPKGDNSATKENIAPYIAKNTKVAESSVYDGSILLAFTPYELEKQGNKRIYLLNTLDNASYGRVSVFLQKVKSTETLSGKDNLQTYVLGLEYFAAANLAQKNRDQVRKIWNGLQFSYPWNSGTRAVILGTINFKGSTNNLDKISPAIITDETSNSDEDKLVPLTDSSFSLPKYGPWDKQKQDIGEEQQLSKSVFEKNKFYSEASKENSGFDNLYLDNSLSKVILQINLKSGIRPNNLNTIEDPSINFKYLVYRNDKDIQEYDFTLKGGNLNFQNKDDKAVFNIFTRGIDFSVIGSRAIEKVEDWSDWNAWAHKQLSHLKQNEKQNLSKWGFSKGGTSIILQGMAVFKNIDEKGKQEALDSFKQTFLK
- a CDS encoding P97 family adhesin: MKKKLLIGVAAGAAAVGVFGLIVGLSSMSGNGIRNYIDVPQKQVKTISDLSFKDKTLTLLDSYETVRDRFFTKDPNGTYTALPAKDQDGSESPRDWSDVFKVWAGDKEFGTPEETANANTDLKDVKSSVVKFLSVTPEDAQKGFLVKFQVETEFNDGTKVESQVVEKLIRVLDQAKFVVLDKAHSIKKEVESLFKDSATTSFTPSTTFSAEFETDVNSATSSEDFKTKLDKYFALSTTLNSLQKSINNQDTFKVEFIKNPNTKEEFATESLGNEGVFTVYLKTSLADAFKAKLPAGVNSDFEHIDLLSISKDAKGKESIFITKADVLNKAVFASVDPKNEVKDSEYQTLESFNNTLADGEKITDDSDSFFKDHKNDLVISDYDVLTLQRAFNNPPLMLNNYQDYKSKTGWYADNIDLNKEKQDALNKRLQAFIKQTMKFAINDKELSETVNKDIELAVGTDAKAKRDENGLYVEVPYTIKFKGKTSPVKFVKLRKFNQYSTDQNPNPTVELNDLSTVKAIFAPTNGFDTENEGKLVFNPSKTNQISKSFDSAVPISGEELKKLVEAQDSDKLLSILKNNYYQRIRFSEKELVDALTSDNSFKMPTVEEIKNKKVKFQITGADKRNRVYSINLFKTDNEVGQFFAHLLTLDNKTVEEYLKAIYEKFQQISDWFARLDSSGQVTDEDKKNKIKYVSLSSNQVQFLDNEDLSIFPLGQFTKNTTKDFVSSQVQKYFKSVLGDEFIEKIKKDNVTWKDYSLNGVYLEDQQGTTNTDKQTEILSEDDFVKAFFVKAALENNFQGYRSLGSTWKSKIKFEIAKDDEVKNKAEDTLTLNYWYEFYVPQENGELGNAVYKTAKVGINLKVATLNSEDFAIQQELNKLVKTIPQTETTFQGSSLGEAQQNKLAEEQNKFSDERYKDFKQEIKNTDETGKQVEDKFVEYFGQKALDSLKAYIGSDVKLAYQQGGFLNNRTDFNQLSLRFYLAKLDPAWVKEQEAKKAAPAAPTPDVTPGSNGANNNNPQAQTQQTKAEPKWILSSEPVVYRILGLDKIKKTMNK